From Salinibacterium sp. ZJ450, one genomic window encodes:
- a CDS encoding DUF4229 domain-containing protein has product MSTRTQWILYSIARIVLFLGVFAILMLLGVDLWISGLAAAIMALCISYIFLKQPQRAPRPEKPDSDAVAEDAALERDRGSEPKPE; this is encoded by the coding sequence ATGTCTACCCGCACCCAGTGGATCCTCTACTCGATCGCCCGGATCGTTCTGTTCCTCGGTGTCTTCGCGATCCTGATGCTGCTCGGCGTGGACCTGTGGATCTCCGGCCTCGCCGCGGCGATCATGGCGCTCTGCATCTCGTACATCTTCCTCAAGCAGCCGCAGCGCGCGCCGCGTCCCGAGAAGCCGGATTCCGATGCGGTGGCGGAAGACGCCGCCCTAGAACGCGATCGCGGCAGCGAGCCCAAGCCCGAATAG
- a CDS encoding SRPBCC family protein → MTNALTVTAPEGLPFIDFEREFDAPVSAVFRAHQDPELIKQWLGPNGYEMEIEHFDFRTGGGYRYIHRNADGEYAFHGVFHVVRENEFAIQTFEFEGFPDVVSIEAMTFEDLGNGRTRLRGHSVYPSQEARDGMISSDMEVGMSEGYTRLDQLLAAA, encoded by the coding sequence ATGACCAACGCACTGACCGTCACCGCTCCAGAAGGCTTGCCGTTCATCGACTTCGAGCGCGAGTTCGACGCCCCCGTCAGCGCCGTGTTCCGCGCCCACCAGGACCCCGAGCTGATCAAGCAGTGGCTCGGCCCGAACGGGTACGAGATGGAGATCGAACACTTCGACTTCCGCACCGGCGGCGGCTACCGCTACATCCACCGCAACGCCGACGGCGAGTACGCCTTCCACGGTGTCTTCCACGTGGTGCGCGAGAACGAGTTCGCCATCCAGACCTTCGAGTTCGAGGGATTCCCGGATGTCGTGAGCATCGAGGCGATGACCTTCGAAGATCTCGGCAACGGGCGCACCAGGCTGCGCGGCCACTCGGTCTACCCGAGTCAGGAAGCCCGCGACGGCATGATTTCCAGCGACATGGAGGTCGGCATGAGCGAGGGCTACACCCGGCTTGACCAGCTGCTCGCAGCCGCTTGA
- a CDS encoding 1,4-dihydroxy-2-naphthoyl-CoA synthase: MATAVSDLFDSNAWTDVAGFSSLTDVTYHHDVAGRVARVAFNRPEVRNAFRPHTVDELYRVLDHARQNSRIGVVLLTGNGPSPKDGGWAFCSGGDQRIRGRDGYKYAEGETASGIDAARSGRLHILEVQRLIRFMPKVVVAVVPGWAAGGGHSLHVVCDLTIASAEHGKFKQTDADVGSFDAGYGSAYFAKQVGQKFAREVFFLAEEYSAQRAYEMGAVNAVVPHAELESTALAWANTILTKSPTAVRMLKFAFNAVDDGMVGQQVFAGEATRLAYGTDEAVEGRDSFLEKREPDWSPYPWQY; encoded by the coding sequence ATGGCAACCGCGGTTTCAGACCTGTTCGATTCCAACGCGTGGACGGATGTCGCCGGCTTCTCCTCGCTCACCGACGTCACGTACCACCACGATGTCGCCGGGCGGGTGGCGCGGGTGGCGTTCAACCGGCCGGAGGTGCGCAACGCGTTCCGGCCGCACACGGTCGATGAGCTGTACCGGGTGTTGGATCACGCGCGGCAGAACTCCCGCATCGGCGTCGTGCTGCTCACCGGCAACGGGCCCAGCCCGAAGGACGGCGGCTGGGCGTTCTGCTCCGGCGGCGACCAGCGCATCCGCGGCCGGGACGGCTACAAGTACGCCGAGGGCGAGACCGCATCCGGCATCGACGCGGCCCGCAGTGGGCGGCTGCACATCCTCGAGGTGCAGCGGCTGATCCGCTTCATGCCGAAGGTCGTCGTCGCGGTGGTGCCCGGTTGGGCGGCCGGCGGCGGGCACTCGCTGCACGTGGTCTGCGACCTCACGATCGCCTCTGCCGAGCACGGCAAGTTCAAGCAGACGGACGCGGATGTCGGCTCCTTCGACGCCGGATACGGCAGCGCATACTTCGCCAAGCAGGTCGGGCAGAAGTTCGCTCGCGAGGTGTTCTTCCTCGCCGAGGAGTACTCCGCCCAGCGGGCGTACGAGATGGGCGCCGTGAACGCCGTCGTGCCGCATGCCGAACTGGAGAGCACCGCGCTGGCCTGGGCGAACACCATCCTCACCAAGTCGCCGACGGCGGTGCGCATGCTGAAATTCGCGTTCAACGCGGTCGATGACGGCATGGTCGGGCAGCAGGTCTTCGCCGGCGAGGCCACCCGGCTTGCCTACGGTACCGACGAAGCGGTCGAGGGGCGCGACTCGTTCCTCGAGAAGCGCGAGCCGGACTGGTCGCCGTACCCCTGGCAGTACTGA
- a CDS encoding PLDc N-terminal domain-containing protein, producing MTRLLVVLAVVVVAFTVYAVIDLIMTDRSRVRALNKGLWVIIIVVVPVIGGVLWLTLGKSRRQPGGPARRLAPDDDPEFLNGIIRDRETEERIRRLEQELADLDDDSPSKE from the coding sequence ATGACCCGCCTGCTCGTCGTTCTCGCCGTGGTTGTCGTGGCGTTCACGGTGTACGCGGTCATTGATTTGATCATGACCGACCGGTCACGCGTGCGCGCTCTGAACAAGGGCCTGTGGGTCATCATCATCGTGGTGGTGCCGGTGATCGGCGGCGTGCTGTGGCTGACCCTCGGCAAGTCGCGCCGTCAGCCCGGCGGACCCGCCCGGCGGCTGGCGCCAGACGACGACCCGGAATTCCTGAACGGCATCATCAGGGACCGCGAGACCGAGGAACGCATTCGCCGGCTGGAGCAGGAGCTCGCCGATCTCGACGATGACTCTCCCTCCAAGGAGTGA
- a CDS encoding sodium:proton antiporter has protein sequence MDVVVPIVAAVLLIVGFSTVAKRLGVAAPLVLLIVGAGISYLPGVPHIEVPHEIILIGMLPPILYSAALTVPVMDFRRNLGSISSLSVFLVIASAFTTGFVLHLLLPELNFALAVAVGAVISPPDAVAAVSIGKKLALPPRLLTVMEGEGLVNDATALVLLRSAIAVAAGGVATVWEGVMDFGYAVVVAVAVGLLVGFLTVWVRSRLTDTLADNAVSLLVPFMAFIPAESLHASGVLAVVIAGIYVGHQSPRYVRAQPRMSERINWRTVQFVLENGVFLIMGLELRALVDDIGPTELSGRSAVGIGLILTAVLIVLRMLWVNPMIVVLRYSAKRAEHRVYRLHLALASMEENDSDPRRKRRRARLQHVYARRRADLESHRTEGLDWRGGLVLSWSGMRGVVTLAAAQSLPDDTLYRSQLILIAFTVAVVTLVLQGGTLPWLIRLLGIQGADPRKDRQQLAALLESISTQGLRVLDHPHDLLGKDTTVDPTIVDRVRHDTTMRTAAAWERANAEGPDVGAPHLQYLMLHEAVVHAEYKALLRARSSGRYPSRVLTTAQTILELEEARLAPRHPGQVGGH, from the coding sequence ATGGATGTGGTTGTTCCCATCGTCGCCGCCGTGCTGCTGATCGTCGGTTTCTCCACCGTAGCGAAGCGGCTGGGTGTGGCGGCTCCCCTCGTCCTGCTCATCGTTGGCGCCGGTATCTCCTATCTGCCGGGCGTTCCGCACATCGAGGTGCCGCACGAGATCATCCTGATCGGGATGCTGCCGCCCATCCTGTACTCCGCCGCACTCACGGTGCCGGTGATGGACTTCCGCCGCAACCTCGGCTCGATCTCCAGCCTGTCGGTGTTCCTGGTGATCGCGTCGGCGTTCACCACCGGGTTCGTGCTGCACCTGCTGCTGCCAGAGCTGAACTTCGCCCTGGCCGTCGCCGTCGGCGCCGTGATCAGCCCACCGGATGCCGTAGCGGCGGTGTCCATCGGCAAGAAGCTGGCCCTGCCGCCCCGGCTGCTCACGGTGATGGAGGGCGAGGGGCTCGTCAACGACGCCACCGCGCTGGTGCTGCTGCGCTCCGCGATCGCGGTCGCCGCCGGCGGGGTGGCCACCGTTTGGGAAGGCGTGATGGACTTCGGCTACGCCGTCGTGGTCGCTGTTGCGGTCGGTTTGCTGGTCGGGTTCCTCACCGTGTGGGTGCGCTCGCGCCTCACCGACACGCTGGCGGATAACGCGGTGTCGCTGCTGGTGCCGTTCATGGCGTTCATCCCCGCGGAGTCGCTGCACGCATCCGGAGTGCTCGCTGTGGTGATCGCCGGCATCTACGTGGGCCATCAGTCGCCACGCTACGTGCGGGCGCAGCCGCGGATGAGTGAGCGGATCAACTGGCGCACCGTGCAGTTCGTGCTCGAGAACGGCGTGTTCCTGATCATGGGCCTCGAGCTGAGGGCCTTGGTCGACGACATCGGCCCCACCGAGCTGTCCGGCCGAAGCGCGGTCGGCATCGGCCTGATCCTCACCGCCGTGCTCATCGTGCTGCGGATGCTCTGGGTGAATCCGATGATCGTGGTGCTGCGCTACAGCGCGAAACGGGCGGAGCACAGGGTTTACCGGCTGCACCTGGCGCTCGCCAGCATGGAAGAGAACGACTCAGACCCGCGGCGGAAGCGGCGCCGGGCACGGCTGCAACACGTGTACGCCCGACGCCGGGCCGACCTCGAAAGCCACCGCACCGAGGGGCTGGACTGGCGCGGCGGCTTGGTGCTGTCGTGGTCGGGAATGCGCGGCGTGGTCACCCTGGCCGCGGCCCAGTCGCTGCCGGATGACACCCTCTACCGCTCCCAGCTCATCCTGATCGCGTTCACCGTGGCCGTGGTGACCCTGGTGCTGCAGGGCGGCACCCTCCCGTGGCTGATCCGGCTGCTCGGCATCCAGGGCGCCGATCCGCGCAAGGACCGCCAACAGCTCGCCGCGCTGCTGGAGTCGATCAGCACCCAGGGGCTTCGCGTGCTGGACCACCCGCACGACCTGCTCGGCAAGGACACCACCGTCGACCCGACCATCGTCGACCGGGTGCGGCACGACACCACGATGCGCACCGCGGCGGCGTGGGAGCGGGCGAACGCGGAGGGTCCAGATGTCGGGGCCCCGCACCTGCAGTACCTCATGCTGCACGAAGCGGTCGTGCACGCGGAGTACAAGGCGCTGCTGCGGGCGCGCAGCAGCGGGCGCTACCCGTCGCGCGTGCTGACGACGGCGCAGACCATCCTGGAACTCGAAGAGGCGCGACTGGCGCCCAGACACCCCGGGCAGGTCGGCGGGCACTGA
- a CDS encoding 1,4-dihydroxy-2-naphthoate polyprenyltransferase, which produces MAHPRQQRIDPAKIARGAKKGSPAARPKATAADWIAAARLRTLSLSIAPVALGSATASVAHGFDLTIALLCLAVAVLLQIGVNYANDYSDGVRGTDNFRVGPSRLTGSGAAKPKQVLIVALAFMAGGALAGVAVIVLSQHWWLFAVGAVALVAAWFYTGGKRPYGYYGLGEIVSFLFFGIVATVGTTFVQLDRVTPDTWVAAVAIGLFVAAVMLVNNLRDRQQDALAGKRTLSVLIGDRASRVLFAVLMLAPYGLLVFFTLFYPRATLVYFTLLAALPTVLIVLTAKTSREFILALKLTSLTALLFGLGLAAAIAF; this is translated from the coding sequence GTGGCACATCCCAGACAACAACGCATCGACCCGGCGAAAATAGCGCGTGGCGCGAAGAAGGGTTCGCCCGCGGCGCGCCCCAAGGCCACGGCCGCCGACTGGATCGCCGCAGCCCGGCTGCGCACGCTGTCGCTCTCGATCGCGCCGGTGGCGCTCGGCAGTGCCACCGCGTCGGTGGCGCACGGCTTCGACCTCACCATTGCGCTGCTGTGTCTGGCGGTCGCGGTGCTGCTGCAGATCGGCGTGAACTACGCGAACGACTACTCCGACGGGGTGCGCGGCACCGACAACTTCCGGGTGGGCCCGTCCCGGCTGACCGGATCCGGCGCAGCCAAGCCCAAGCAGGTGCTGATCGTGGCGCTGGCGTTCATGGCCGGCGGCGCGCTCGCCGGCGTGGCCGTGATCGTGCTCAGCCAACACTGGTGGCTGTTCGCCGTCGGCGCGGTGGCCCTGGTAGCGGCCTGGTTCTACACCGGCGGCAAGCGGCCGTACGGCTACTACGGCCTGGGCGAGATCGTGTCGTTCCTGTTCTTCGGCATCGTGGCCACCGTGGGTACCACGTTCGTCCAGCTCGACCGGGTCACCCCCGACACCTGGGTGGCCGCAGTCGCGATCGGGCTGTTCGTCGCCGCGGTGATGCTCGTCAACAACCTGCGAGACCGGCAGCAAGACGCGCTGGCCGGCAAGCGCACCCTGTCCGTACTGATCGGCGACCGCGCATCACGGGTGCTCTTCGCCGTGCTGATGCTCGCGCCCTACGGGCTCCTGGTCTTCTTCACGCTGTTCTACCCGCGTGCCACGCTCGTCTACTTCACGCTGCTGGCGGCGCTGCCGACCGTGCTGATCGTGCTGACCGCGAAGACGTCGCGAGAGTTCATCCTGGCGCTCAAGCTGACCAGCCTGACCGCCCTGCTATTCGGGCTTGGGCTCGCTGCCGCGATCGCGTTCTAG
- a CDS encoding Fpg/Nei family DNA glycosylase, translating into MPELPEVDALVGFLREHAVGHAVTSATVAAIAALKTFEPPLDDLTGRTIEGARRHGKFIDLEVGGLHLIFHLARAGWLRWYDEVPATLIKPTKSPIALRVRLANGAGFDLTEAGSKKSLAIYLVRKPGDVPGIARLGPDPTAPDFSLDDFAAILAGRRTQVKGLLREQSVFAGVGNAYSDEILHAARMSPYAIAANLKPDDVERLYIALRSTLGEAIEAAAGRRPDELKDSKRTRMQVHGRTGEACPVCGDTVREVIFATSTFQYCPTCQTGGKLLADRVLSRLLK; encoded by the coding sequence GTGCCAGAGCTGCCCGAAGTGGACGCGCTCGTGGGATTCCTGCGGGAGCACGCGGTCGGCCATGCCGTCACGTCGGCGACCGTCGCGGCCATCGCGGCGCTGAAGACCTTCGAACCGCCGCTCGACGACCTGACCGGGCGCACCATCGAGGGCGCCCGGCGGCACGGCAAGTTCATCGACCTTGAGGTCGGCGGGCTGCACCTCATCTTTCACCTCGCGCGCGCCGGCTGGCTGCGCTGGTATGACGAGGTGCCGGCGACGCTGATCAAGCCCACCAAATCGCCGATCGCGCTCCGGGTGCGGCTGGCGAACGGCGCCGGTTTCGACCTCACCGAGGCGGGCAGCAAGAAGTCGCTGGCGATCTATCTGGTGCGTAAGCCGGGCGACGTGCCCGGCATCGCCAGGCTCGGCCCCGACCCCACCGCGCCGGACTTCAGCCTCGACGACTTCGCGGCGATCCTCGCCGGCCGGCGCACGCAGGTGAAGGGGTTGCTGCGCGAGCAGTCGGTGTTCGCCGGGGTCGGCAATGCCTACTCGGACGAGATTCTGCACGCCGCACGGATGTCGCCGTACGCGATCGCCGCGAACCTCAAGCCGGACGACGTGGAGCGGCTCTACATCGCGCTGCGCAGCACGCTCGGTGAGGCGATCGAGGCTGCGGCCGGCCGCCGCCCCGACGAGCTCAAGGACTCCAAGCGCACCCGGATGCAGGTGCACGGCCGCACCGGTGAGGCGTGCCCGGTCTGCGGCGACACGGTGCGCGAGGTCATCTTCGCCACCTCGACGTTCCAGTACTGCCCGACCTGCCAGACCGGCGGCAAGCTGCTGGCCGACCGGGTGCTGTCGCGACTGCTGAAGTAG
- a CDS encoding AMP-binding protein, which produces MTRPLRVVSGDEIYPALRDALAGGRAILPRPASAAVEVGHSALPAVPEEPNGRPHADSGTPGDSTPRDVRPADGSPADGTPADAGLPRTVPQRVALVVETSGSTGVSKRVALSADALLASAAASDALLGGPGQWLLALPTHYIAGLNVLTRSIAAESEPVALAGEHFTPAAFIEATGRMEWPRRYTSLVPAQLSRLLDAPEAHPALASFERILVGGQATPAALLERARAAGARVTRTYGSSETSGGCVYDGVPFGTVEVRIVEGEIQLAGPVLAEGYLGDPELTARRFVDGWYHTGDTGEVLDGRLRVTGRHDDVIISGGVKVSLGVVERLARELPGLADVVVVRAPDAAWGEVPVLVSEHPVDLDAVRAAVAASAGPAARPDRVLLVERMPLLASGKPDRRRLADLARDQSPT; this is translated from the coding sequence ATGACGCGGCCCCTTCGCGTCGTCAGCGGCGACGAAATCTACCCCGCCCTGCGCGATGCGCTCGCCGGCGGACGCGCCATCCTGCCCCGGCCCGCTTCGGCTGCAGTTGAGGTCGGGCATTCGGCCCTTCCCGCGGTGCCGGAAGAACCAAACGGCAGACCTCACGCGGATTCGGGGACCCCGGGCGACTCGACCCCGCGCGACGTGCGCCCGGCCGACGGGTCCCCGGCCGACGGGACCCCGGCCGACGCGGGGCTGCCGCGAACCGTGCCGCAGCGGGTGGCGCTCGTGGTGGAGACCAGTGGTTCCACGGGAGTGTCCAAGCGGGTGGCGCTGTCGGCCGACGCGTTGCTGGCGAGCGCCGCGGCATCCGATGCCCTGCTCGGCGGCCCCGGACAGTGGCTGCTCGCCCTGCCCACCCATTACATCGCCGGGCTGAACGTGCTCACCCGGTCGATCGCCGCCGAGTCCGAGCCGGTGGCGCTCGCCGGTGAGCACTTCACCCCGGCCGCGTTCATCGAGGCCACAGGCCGGATGGAGTGGCCGCGGCGCTACACCTCACTCGTGCCCGCGCAGCTGTCCCGACTGCTCGACGCCCCCGAGGCGCATCCGGCACTCGCAAGTTTTGAGCGCATCCTGGTCGGCGGTCAGGCGACCCCCGCGGCCCTACTCGAGCGGGCGCGGGCGGCGGGCGCGCGGGTGACCCGCACCTACGGGTCGAGCGAGACCAGCGGCGGCTGCGTGTACGACGGCGTCCCCTTCGGCACGGTCGAGGTGCGGATCGTCGAGGGCGAGATCCAGCTGGCCGGGCCGGTGCTCGCCGAGGGCTATCTCGGCGACCCCGAGCTCACCGCGCGACGCTTCGTCGACGGCTGGTATCACACCGGCGACACCGGCGAGGTGCTCGATGGGCGGCTGCGGGTCACCGGCCGCCACGACGACGTGATCATCTCCGGTGGAGTGAAGGTATCGCTCGGCGTCGTGGAGCGGCTCGCGCGTGAACTGCCGGGACTCGCGGATGTCGTGGTGGTGCGAGCACCGGATGCCGCGTGGGGCGAGGTGCCGGTGCTGGTCAGCGAACACCCGGTCGACCTCGACGCGGTACGCGCCGCGGTCGCGGCATCCGCCGGCCCCGCCGCCCGACCTGACCGCGTTCTTCTGGTGGAACGGATGCCGCTGCTCGCCTCCGGCAAACCGGATCGCCGGCGGCTCGCAGACCTGGCCCGCGACCAGTCGCCCACCTGA
- the ccsB gene encoding c-type cytochrome biogenesis protein CcsB: MNATLDSISIVLVYSAIAVYTLAFIFFSLDLARRSAAKPAVASAVAGVGARGSVGGGAGTVVLDKAAAPGREKASPSLRVGVSLTILGFVIHLAATILRGLAAGRVPWANMFEFSLTMTLIVTGVFLAVLLKEDLRFLGTFVVGLVVLLLGVSTVGFYVGVIPLPPALQSWWLVIHVFVASLATGFFAIGFALSVVQLLQSYRAGLSSEVKQLKMRFLSSLPTAEHLENLAYRINIVGFIFWTFTLMAGAIWAERAWGRYWGWDTKEVWTFIIWVLYAGYIHARATRGWRGSRSAWLAIIGFSAILFNYTIVNLFFKGLHAYSGL; this comes from the coding sequence GTGAACGCAACACTCGATTCCATTTCGATCGTGCTCGTGTACTCGGCAATCGCCGTGTACACGCTCGCGTTCATCTTCTTCTCCCTCGATTTGGCGCGGCGTTCCGCGGCGAAACCGGCCGTCGCTAGTGCTGTGGCGGGGGTAGGTGCGCGCGGGTCGGTCGGCGGTGGCGCAGGCACGGTCGTGCTGGACAAGGCCGCCGCACCCGGCCGCGAGAAGGCGTCGCCGAGCCTCCGCGTGGGCGTATCGCTCACCATCCTCGGCTTCGTGATCCACCTGGCCGCCACCATCCTGCGCGGCCTCGCCGCCGGTCGGGTGCCGTGGGCCAACATGTTCGAGTTCTCGCTCACCATGACGCTGATCGTCACCGGCGTGTTCCTCGCCGTGCTGCTGAAGGAAGACCTGCGCTTCCTCGGCACCTTCGTGGTCGGCCTCGTGGTGCTGCTCCTCGGTGTCTCGACGGTGGGCTTCTATGTCGGCGTCATCCCGTTGCCGCCGGCGCTGCAGTCCTGGTGGCTGGTGATCCACGTGTTCGTGGCGTCGCTCGCTACCGGCTTCTTCGCGATTGGCTTCGCGCTGTCGGTGGTTCAGCTGCTGCAGAGCTACCGGGCGGGCCTGTCGAGCGAGGTGAAGCAGCTCAAGATGCGTTTCCTCAGCTCGCTGCCCACGGCCGAGCACCTGGAGAACCTGGCCTACCGCATCAACATCGTCGGCTTCATCTTCTGGACCTTCACCCTGATGGCCGGCGCCATCTGGGCGGAACGCGCCTGGGGTCGCTACTGGGGCTGGGACACCAAGGAGGTCTGGACCTTCATCATCTGGGTGCTCTACGCCGGCTACATCCACGCCCGCGCCACCCGCGGCTGGCGCGGCAGCCGCTCGGCCTGGCTGGCGATCATCGGCTTCTCGGCGATCCTGTTCAACTACACGATCGTGAACCTGTTCTTCAAGGGCCTGCACGCGTACAGCGGCCTGTAG
- a CDS encoding helix-turn-helix transcriptional regulator → MAVDPVAEERLDRAFMALGDPVRRGIIARLSRGPATVNELAEPFDITKQAVSRHIQVLEHAGLVTRTRDAQRRPVHLNAPQLEALTAWIDSYRLTHEQQFRNLDTLLAQMTGEEAGTNEREKK, encoded by the coding sequence ATGGCGGTTGATCCGGTCGCGGAGGAGCGACTCGACAGGGCCTTCATGGCACTCGGTGACCCGGTGCGCCGGGGCATCATCGCCCGCCTGAGCCGGGGACCTGCCACCGTCAACGAGCTCGCGGAGCCCTTCGACATCACCAAGCAGGCGGTGTCGCGGCACATTCAGGTGCTCGAGCACGCGGGACTGGTCACGCGCACGCGCGACGCGCAACGGCGCCCGGTTCACCTGAACGCGCCCCAGCTCGAGGCACTCACCGCCTGGATCGACAGCTACCGATTGACCCACGAGCAGCAGTTCCGCAACCTTGACACTCTGCTCGCACAGATGACCGGCGAGGAGGCCGGCACCAACGAAAGGGAGAAGAAATGA
- a CDS encoding o-succinylbenzoate synthase, translating to MHPPLTELLASARVVQLPLASRFRGVTVREAVLMQGPNGWTEFSPFLEYDDAEASAWLAAAIDFGWGELPPLHRSRIPVNATLPAVPAAEVRDILNRYPGCRTVKVKVAEVGQTLADDVARVAAAREFVGDEGRVRVDANGGWNVDEAERAIHALAPYDLEYVEQPCASVPELAEIRERVRYMDIPIAADESVRKAEDPLAVAKAEAADILVIKAQPLGGIRSALRIADATGLPVVISSALDTSVGLSMGAHLAAAVPELEFDCGLGTAALLDADVTDTPLLPVDGEIPVERVDVSPLLLEWHAASVERRDWWLERIVRCHALLPES from the coding sequence ATGCACCCGCCGCTGACAGAGTTGCTCGCCTCGGCCAGAGTGGTGCAGCTGCCGCTGGCGTCACGCTTCCGCGGAGTCACCGTTCGCGAGGCCGTGCTGATGCAGGGGCCGAACGGCTGGACCGAGTTCTCGCCGTTCCTGGAATACGACGATGCTGAGGCATCCGCCTGGCTGGCCGCCGCGATCGACTTCGGCTGGGGCGAGCTGCCGCCGCTGCACCGGTCCCGGATCCCGGTCAACGCGACCCTGCCGGCGGTCCCGGCGGCCGAGGTCCGCGACATCCTGAACCGGTATCCCGGTTGCCGTACCGTCAAGGTGAAGGTGGCCGAGGTCGGCCAGACGCTCGCCGACGATGTCGCGAGGGTGGCGGCGGCGCGCGAATTCGTGGGCGATGAGGGTCGGGTTCGGGTCGACGCCAACGGCGGCTGGAACGTGGACGAGGCCGAGCGGGCCATCCATGCGCTGGCGCCGTACGACCTCGAGTACGTCGAGCAGCCGTGCGCCTCGGTGCCGGAGCTCGCCGAGATCCGCGAGCGGGTGCGCTACATGGATATCCCGATCGCCGCGGACGAAAGCGTGCGCAAGGCGGAAGACCCGCTCGCCGTCGCGAAGGCGGAGGCGGCCGACATCCTGGTGATCAAGGCGCAGCCGCTTGGCGGCATCCGTTCCGCGCTGCGGATTGCGGATGCCACGGGCCTGCCGGTCGTGATCTCCAGCGCCCTCGATACCTCGGTGGGCCTCTCGATGGGCGCGCACCTGGCCGCCGCCGTGCCGGAGCTGGAGTTCGACTGCGGGCTGGGCACCGCGGCGTTACTCGACGCCGATGTCACCGACACCCCCCTGCTGCCGGTGGACGGCGAGATTCCGGTGGAGCGGGTCGACGTGTCGCCGCTGCTGCTGGAGTGGCACGCGGCATCCGTCGAGCGCCGGGACTGGTGGCTGGAGCGGATCGTGCGCTGCCACGCGCTGCTCCCCGAGTCGTAG